One genomic region from Bacteroidales bacterium encodes:
- a CDS encoding DUF4340 domain-containing protein translates to MSKKFNNKYLLIAFAALILLFVFVKFYRSVKTESTLKTDIVKIDTVKISKILLYPLSEKGMEIVFSKEGKEWKASNGKITTETQKNTLGNLLYQLIDIKPKRLASRSKDKWAEYQVTDTSAIRVKVFEGEKEVLNLYIGKFTYQQVSDPSGSGRNGVVGTSYVRLADEKEVYAVDGFLSFGFNQPFNSWRNQSFVHFNKSDITKITFRYPGDSSFVAELKAKKWTVNNQPVDSIKLNNYLAMLGNKTASTFDDNYTPVGNSQFQITIEGNNMSNITVDGFAKDNSNFVINSSLNPKSWFTSDTKGLFKEVFVGMKGFMPGKKKQK, encoded by the coding sequence ATGTCTAAAAAATTTAACAATAAGTATTTGCTAATTGCCTTTGCAGCGCTGATACTACTATTCGTTTTTGTAAAGTTTTACAGATCGGTAAAAACGGAAAGCACCCTTAAAACCGATATCGTTAAAATTGATACCGTTAAGATTAGCAAAATTCTTCTCTACCCATTGTCCGAAAAGGGGATGGAGATAGTATTCTCCAAGGAGGGAAAAGAGTGGAAAGCAAGTAATGGTAAGATTACTACCGAAACCCAGAAGAATACTTTAGGGAATTTATTATATCAGCTTATTGATATTAAGCCAAAACGATTGGCTTCGCGATCAAAGGATAAATGGGCTGAATATCAGGTAACTGATACCAGTGCAATACGGGTAAAGGTTTTTGAAGGAGAGAAAGAGGTACTCAACTTATATATCGGAAAATTCACCTACCAGCAGGTTAGTGATCCTTCTGGCAGTGGGAGAAATGGTGTGGTTGGAACATCTTATGTAAGGCTTGCCGATGAGAAAGAGGTTTATGCCGTTGATGGATTTTTATCATTCGGTTTTAACCAACCCTTTAATAGTTGGCGTAACCAATCCTTTGTTCACTTTAACAAATCGGATATAACCAAGATAACTTTCAGATATCCGGGCGATAGCAGCTTTGTTGCAGAGTTAAAGGCTAAGAAATGGACGGTTAACAATCAACCAGTTGATTCCATAAAACTCAATAATTACCTAGCGATGCTGGGAAACAAGACTGCATCTACCTTTGATGATAATTATACTCCAGTAGGAAATTCACAATTTCAGATAACCATTGAGGGCAACAACATGAGCAATATTACGGTTGATGGGTTTGCCAAGGATAATAGTAATTTCGTTATCAACTCATCGCTAAACCCAAAATCGTGGTTTACATCGGATACGAAAGGGTTATTTAAGGAGGTTTTTGTAGGTATGAAGGGATTTATGCCGGGTAAGAAAAAGCAGAAGTAA